The Henckelia pumila isolate YLH828 chromosome 2, ASM3356847v2, whole genome shotgun sequence genome includes a window with the following:
- the LOC140884056 gene encoding aluminum-activated malate transporter 2-like, which yields MTMEMEFENTEKESVFFSGWLWIKGILAKMMAKIDEIANQTTKMAKEDPRKLIHSLKVGITLTLVSLFYYFEPLYSNFGVSAMWAVATVVVVFEFSVGATLGKGLNRGVATLVAGVLGVGAHHLAIVSGKTGQPILIGLFVFLQAAVSTFIRFFPKVKARYDYGMLIFILTFSMVSISGLRTNEILDMAQKRLSTVLIGAATCVVVSILVCPVWAGEDLHVLVAQNIHKLGNFLEGFSDECFKTSEGGDSKNERSTLVCLNSVLDSKSNLENLANFAKWEPFHGGFMFRHPWKQYLKIANLTRQCACRVEALNSNINSKTQGPEGIMGIVQETFSRMSSESGKVLKELASSIETMTKPPFPNPAVANLKIDSKNLKSLLNSKLLEDANLLQIIPVAAVASLLIDTVIYVENITEAVTELSSLAKFKCKDANGIPGDQSATKNSNNPKHHATGDISCVRIDIDPGADPIKKKGLPSV from the exons ATGACGATGGAAATGGAGTTcgaaaatactgaaaaggaGAGTGTGTTTTTTAGTGGATGGTTGTGGATTAAAGGCATTCTAGCAAAGATGATGGCGAAAATTGATGAAATCGCAAATCAGACGACAAAGATGGCGAAAGAGGATCCTAGAAAATTGATACACTCACTAAAAGTTGGGATCACACTAACTTTAGTCTCATTGTTTTACTACTTTGAGCCTTTGTACAGCAACTTTGGTGTATCTGCAATGTGGGCTGTGGCGACTGTGGTGGTCGTATTTGAGTTCTCTGTCG GTGCAACACTAGGAAAAGGACTAAACCGAGGAGTTGCGACGCTGGTAGCCGGTGTTCTAGGCGTTGGAGCACATCACTTGGCAATTGTAAGTGGAAAAACAGGCCAACCGATCTTGATTGGGCTATTTGTCTTCCTACaag CTGCGGTGTCTACGTTTATACGATTCTTTCCCAAAGTGAAAGCTCGATATGATTATGGGATGCTGATATTCATCCTGACATTTTCTATGGTTTCTATATCCGGTCTGCGGACGAATGAAATACTTGACATGGCGCAGAAGAGGCTATCCACGGTACTTATCGGTGCAGCTACATGTGTCGTAGTATCCATTTTGGTGTGCCCGGTTTGGGCCGGTGAAGATCTTCACGTGCTGGTTGCTCAAAACATCCATAAGCTCGGAAATTTCTTGGaag GTTTTTCTGATGAGTGTTTCAAAACATCAGAAGGGGGAGATTCAAAGAATGAAAGGTCAACACTTGTTTGCTTAAACAGTGTTCTTGATTCAAAAAGCAATTTAGAGAACTTG GCAAATTTTGCGAAATGGGAACCGTTCCATGGCGGATTCATGTTCCGACATCCATGGAAACAATACCTCAAGATCGCAAACTTGACAAGGCAGTGTGCTTGCAGAGTTGAAGCCCTTAATAGCAACATAAACTCCAAAACTCAG GGGCCCGAGGGGATCATGGGGATAGTACAAGAAACATTTTCAAGAATGAGTTCAGAATCTGGGAAAGTACTAAAAGAACTTGCTTCGAGCATTGAGACGATGACTAAACCGCCCTTCCCTAATCCTGCCGTGGCGAACCTAAAAATCGACTCCAAGAACCTGAAATCTTTGTTGAACTCTAAACTGTTGGAAGATGCCAACCTTCTGCAAATAATACCCGTTGCTGCAGTTGCATCGCTGCTGATAGACACCgtgatttacgtggaaaacatCACAGAAGCCGTTACCGAGCTGAGTTCCCTCGCGAAGTTCAAATGCAAGGATGCAAATGGCATTCCAGGTGATCAATCAGCGACCAAGAATAGCAATAATCCTAAACATCATGCCACGGGTGACATTTCATGTGTTAGAATTGACATTGATCCTGGAGCTGATCCGATAAAGAAAAAAGGGTTACCCTCTGTTTAG